From a single Endozoicomonas euniceicola genomic region:
- a CDS encoding IS66 family transposase translates to MNLAFCWAHVRRDFIDAQRGDPELEKWSATWVNRIGRLYHLNSQRLEVLDEPEQLATQQLRLEHQVEQMAIQRVQELNRPKLRVRAKKVLESLQNHWEGLTRFVTDPGIPMDNNAAEQALRTGVVGRKNYYGSGSVWSADIAAFLFSVFMTLKLWDINPKIWLGAYLEACAINGRKPPNDLTPYLPWLMSEERLCEMRNHDPPKV, encoded by the coding sequence ATTAATTTAGCTTTCTGCTGGGCTCACGTCAGGCGGGATTTTATTGACGCTCAACGAGGTGATCCGGAGTTGGAGAAATGGAGCGCCACCTGGGTGAACAGGATTGGTCGTTTATATCATCTTAATAGTCAGCGACTTGAAGTGCTTGATGAACCAGAGCAGCTAGCAACACAGCAGTTACGGCTTGAACATCAGGTAGAGCAGATGGCAATCCAGAGGGTTCAGGAACTTAATCGTCCTAAACTGCGAGTCAGAGCGAAAAAAGTGCTCGAAAGTCTACAGAATCACTGGGAAGGATTGACCCGCTTTGTCACTGATCCCGGTATCCCCATGGATAACAACGCTGCAGAGCAAGCACTGCGCACAGGTGTCGTTGGCAGGAAGAATTACTACGGCTCTGGCAGCGTATGGAGTGCTGATATAGCCGCTTTTCTATTCAGCGTTTTTATGACGCTAAAGCTTTGGGATATTAATCCAAAAATCTGGCTGGGTGCCTATCTTGAGGCTTGTGCCATAAATGGCAGGAAGCCACCTAATGATCTCACTCCTTATCTGCCCTGGTTAATGAGTGAGGAGCGGCTTTGTGAAATGCGCAATCATGATCCGCCAAAGGTATAA
- a CDS encoding IS66 family transposase — translation MQNAHVSGSGTTPALLPAPFATSQVILTKQEHIQLKQQAKLWHAMWKAACGREKKVLAKNASLIAQHKAEMAGLNTQVADLKSELAHMKHLLFGRKSEKTSSSSKKSGNTTRPPSNRKRGHQPGVPGSGRHLHNNLPVVHESVDLPVDKQCCTVCHRPFKSFFNDDSCDVIEVEVKAHVRRYHRRHYQKTCQCPETPNITTPPPPPRLINKGKLGISVWVELLLNKYAYGIPINRQLESYKTQGLELSQATISFGLEAITPFFEPVAEATREFVASSDQWHADETRWISWAHETTGSHKHWLWVFLCDQAVYFSIADTRAAVVPESIIGDGAGTLVCDRYSAYKKLANDAVSLI, via the coding sequence ATGCAAAATGCTCATGTTTCAGGATCAGGCACAACACCTGCATTACTGCCTGCCCCCTTTGCTACCTCGCAGGTCATCCTCACCAAGCAGGAACACATCCAGCTAAAACAGCAGGCCAAACTCTGGCATGCCATGTGGAAGGCGGCCTGTGGCCGAGAGAAAAAAGTATTGGCTAAAAATGCCTCTCTTATCGCTCAGCATAAAGCCGAAATGGCTGGGTTGAACACCCAGGTCGCTGATCTGAAATCAGAACTGGCACACATGAAGCACTTGCTTTTCGGTCGTAAATCAGAGAAGACCAGTTCTTCTTCAAAGAAAAGTGGCAATACTACCCGGCCACCTTCAAATCGAAAACGAGGTCACCAGCCCGGAGTCCCCGGCTCTGGTCGCCATCTTCACAACAACCTGCCAGTGGTTCATGAGTCTGTAGACTTACCAGTGGACAAACAGTGTTGTACAGTCTGTCACCGGCCATTCAAGTCTTTTTTCAATGACGACAGCTGCGACGTAATTGAAGTTGAAGTTAAGGCTCACGTTCGTCGTTATCACCGAAGGCATTACCAAAAAACTTGCCAGTGCCCTGAAACGCCCAATATTACTACTCCACCACCTCCACCAAGACTCATCAACAAAGGAAAGCTTGGTATTTCTGTCTGGGTGGAGCTGTTGCTGAATAAGTACGCATACGGCATCCCCATAAACAGGCAACTTGAGTCTTATAAGACTCAGGGACTGGAACTGTCGCAGGCGACCATCTCCTTTGGCCTGGAAGCTATAACGCCCTTTTTTGAGCCGGTTGCCGAAGCTACTCGGGAATTCGTCGCCAGTAGCGATCAGTGGCATGCTGATGAAACCCGGTGGATCAGCTGGGCACATGAGACCACAGGTTCTCACAAACATTGGCTTTGGGTATTTCTCTGTGATCAGGCGGTTTATTTCAGCATTGCTGACACCCGTGCGGCTGTCGTACCAGAGTCGATCATTGGTGACGGGGCTGGAACGCTGGTGTGTGACCGATACTCAGCGTACAAAAAGCTTGCGAATGATGCGGTGTCATTAATTTAG
- a CDS encoding transposase, protein MVAKRKRHKPEFKAQVALEAYKGNKTINQLASEHEVAAVQVSQWKRQLLQGVPEVFGRTKVTFLQTTKHKLKVVYF, encoded by the coding sequence ATGGTAGCAAAAAGAAAACGACACAAGCCCGAATTTAAGGCACAGGTGGCACTGGAAGCCTACAAGGGAAATAAAACCATAAATCAGCTGGCCAGCGAGCATGAAGTCGCAGCCGTTCAGGTCAGCCAGTGGAAGCGGCAACTGCTTCAGGGGGTTCCAGAGGTTTTTGGCAGAACAAAGGTAACTTTTCTACAAACCACTAAACATAAGCTCAAAGTCGTCTACTTTTAG
- a CDS encoding RluA family pseudouridine synthase produces MRTLLFMLALFYCHPLQAVKINWAYPLLLIGQMSEILHISNNRISTTALVSLNHLLNILDCGEQINSSIFELHGSYLDSLYMDFLYHEIDNRHTLGSERQLLLYFFGDSGIPESDHVIQKIFQLYSNPIVSRIIGSYSSLFTERQMLPIAGDLTTIYRDTDIIVVSKPCGLLVHPWGGSLAPTLMNWLLHEYPELAFLPRAGIVHRLDRNTTGLVIVARNLASQIDLIWKIYNHRFIRFYGAICEGIIDDDCGTISCKVDTPRYKPKAQLVGITHFDVIKRFECCTFIHAHLETGRRHQIRAHFSRHLNNPLVGDRLYNSRFCQKHTDSNDITPHLDNFPRPALHAFRIAIELLRSNNILVITIQLPEDIVSLLNILDTENK; encoded by the coding sequence ATGCGAACTTTATTATTTATGCTTGCTTTGTTTTATTGTCACCCCCTCCAGGCTGTAAAAATAAACTGGGCATACCCATTATTACTTATTGGGCAAATGAGTGAAATTTTGCATATAAGCAATAATCGTATTTCTACAACTGCACTAGTTTCACTGAACCACCTACTAAATATTCTTGACTGTGGTGAACAAATTAACTCAAGTATATTTGAATTGCATGGTAGTTATCTTGATTCATTATATATGGATTTCTTATACCATGAAATTGATAACAGGCATACATTAGGTAGTGAAAGACAACTTCTACTTTATTTCTTTGGAGATTCAGGTATACCAGAAAGCGACCATGTTATACAAAAAATATTTCAATTATATTCAAACCCCATTGTTTCAAGAATTATTGGCAGCTACAGTTCGTTATTTACAGAGAGACAGATGCTTCCAATAGCTGGAGATCTTACAACCATATATAGAGATACAGATATTATAGTTGTATCGAAACCTTGTGGCCTATTAGTACACCCATGGGGTGGTTCTTTGGCTCCAACTCTAATGAATTGGTTGTTACATGAATATCCGGAATTAGCTTTCTTGCCTAGAGCCGGAATCGTACATAGATTAGATAGAAATACAACAGGTTTAGTCATTGTTGCTCGGAACTTAGCTTCTCAAATAGACTTAATCTGGAAAATATACAACCATCGTTTTATTAGGTTTTACGGAGCTATTTGTGAAGGAATCATTGATGATGATTGCGGCACAATTTCATGTAAAGTTGATACTCCCAGGTACAAACCAAAAGCACAGCTTGTAGGCATTACACATTTTGACGTGATTAAAAGATTTGAGTGTTGTACTTTTATACATGCACATCTTGAAACAGGAAGAAGACACCAAATTAGAGCTCACTTTTCAAGGCATTTGAATAATCCACTAGTTGGTGATCGGCTATACAACTCAAGATTTTGTCAGAAACATACTGATTCAAATGATATAACCCCTCACCTTGATAACTTTCCTCGTCCTGCACTTCATGCGTTTAGGATTGCTATTGAATTATTAAGATCAAATAATATATTAGTGATAACTATACAGTTACCTGAGGATATAGTTAGTTTGTTAAATATACTAGACACTGAAAACAAATGA
- a CDS encoding helicase-related protein, with product MRESLHLQCLHFPRRSHRLAWLADTIPQIAGTGIVYTATIRDAEQVADWLRQQGITAAAYYGDLPTDHRLALESALLNNQLKVLVATSALGMGYDKPDLAFVIHYQSPGSVVSYYQRVGRAGRAIPQAWGALLSGDEDADIQNYFINQAFPKEELVNEILQTLSDADNGLKKTGLQRMINARPSKVESALKFLMAEKPAPVMKDKSVYYRTPVRYELPHEAIARLCALKEREWAEMVEYLHHGDCLMQFLARALDDHDSQPCGKCINCSGETNLPTTFSPETGQKAAEFLENVFIEIPPKKQVGNGVANAQARFPVYQFPLKFGDLAHEPGRALCKWGEAGWGEIAKQVKRHHAFDVRLTAAAARLIRERWQPEPFPQWIAYVRVKVSY from the coding sequence GTGCGAGAGTCTTTGCATCTGCAATGTTTGCACTTCCCCAGGCGCTCTCATCGACTAGCCTGGCTGGCGGATACTATTCCACAAATTGCCGGAACCGGGATTGTTTATACCGCAACCATTCGAGATGCGGAACAGGTGGCTGACTGGTTGAGGCAACAGGGGATCACTGCCGCAGCTTACTACGGCGACTTGCCAACCGATCATCGGCTGGCACTGGAGTCTGCACTGCTGAACAATCAGTTAAAGGTGCTGGTTGCCACTTCTGCTCTGGGTATGGGCTATGACAAGCCTGACCTTGCTTTTGTTATTCATTACCAGAGTCCGGGGTCGGTGGTCAGTTATTATCAGCGGGTCGGCAGGGCAGGCAGAGCGATTCCGCAGGCCTGGGGAGCTTTACTGTCTGGCGATGAAGATGCGGATATTCAGAATTATTTTATTAATCAGGCCTTTCCTAAAGAAGAACTGGTGAATGAGATTCTTCAGACATTAAGTGATGCCGATAATGGCCTGAAGAAAACCGGGCTTCAGCGTATGATCAATGCCCGCCCATCGAAAGTTGAGTCGGCCCTGAAGTTTTTGATGGCAGAAAAACCGGCTCCGGTGATGAAGGATAAGAGCGTTTATTATCGAACCCCTGTTCGTTATGAGCTGCCCCATGAAGCTATCGCCCGACTTTGTGCATTAAAGGAGCGAGAGTGGGCCGAAATGGTGGAGTATTTGCATCATGGGGATTGTCTGATGCAATTTCTGGCTCGGGCTCTGGATGATCATGATTCTCAACCTTGCGGTAAGTGCATCAACTGCTCAGGTGAAACTAATCTGCCGACTACATTCAGCCCTGAAACAGGGCAGAAGGCGGCAGAGTTTCTGGAAAATGTGTTTATCGAGATCCCACCTAAAAAACAGGTAGGTAACGGGGTCGCTAATGCTCAGGCACGTTTTCCTGTGTATCAGTTCCCGCTGAAGTTTGGTGATCTGGCTCATGAACCCGGCAGGGCTTTATGCAAATGGGGTGAAGCAGGTTGGGGGGAAATTGCCAAACAAGTTAAGCGACATCATGCATTTGATGTTCGTCTGACTGCTGCGGCTGCCCGGTTGATCAGGGAGCGCTGGCAACCGGAACCCTTCCCACAGTGGATTGCTTATGTTCGGGTGAAAGTCTCATATTGA
- a CDS encoding IS630 family transposase, with protein MSCSPNLSEAFFKEDFQNQARHALDNRECIRLLGLRLLQKGLPETEVADLLDVHPQAVYKWLCRYKEGGAESLKDRGGRGRKNILTDEQEQRFKSAVLELQEQREGGRVVGRDIKEMLSKEFGIDCVNSTVYRLLHKVGLSWISGRTRHPESDPEAQEAFKKNSKMRYSKGYRKV; from the coding sequence ATGTCTTGTTCTCCCAATTTATCCGAAGCCTTCTTTAAAGAAGATTTCCAAAACCAAGCACGACATGCCTTAGATAACAGGGAGTGTATTCGGCTGCTTGGTTTGCGGCTCTTACAAAAAGGTCTACCAGAAACAGAAGTTGCAGATTTACTCGATGTCCACCCTCAAGCAGTATACAAATGGTTATGCCGTTATAAAGAAGGAGGAGCAGAGTCTCTTAAGGATAGAGGCGGTCGTGGCAGAAAAAATATATTAACTGATGAACAAGAACAGCGATTTAAAAGTGCCGTTCTTGAACTTCAGGAACAACGTGAAGGGGGAAGAGTTGTTGGAAGAGATATCAAAGAAATGTTAAGCAAGGAATTTGGCATAGACTGTGTCAACTCAACAGTTTATAGATTACTTCATAAAGTTGGCCTTTCATGGATCTCCGGTCGAACACGTCACCCTGAGAGTGATCCAGAAGCACAGGAAGCGTTTAAAAAAAATTCAAAGATGAGGTACAGCAAAGGATACCGGAAAGTGTAG
- a CDS encoding IS630 family transposase, with protein sequence MPESVDLKNVDVWFQDEGRFGQQNTISRIWAPKGSRPGLIRQRQFKYAYMFGAVCPERDKAIALILPMANTESMALLLNEISKVTPEGQYAAVVIDNAGYHHANDLPEYDNLVLIPLPPYSPELNSSEQLWEWLREHDLSNRSFKNYDAIVDALCDGWKKLTSEVGRLKSLCSRSWATLS encoded by the coding sequence ATACCGGAAAGTGTAGATCTAAAAAATGTTGATGTTTGGTTTCAAGACGAAGGACGCTTTGGTCAACAAAACACTATCAGCAGAATTTGGGCTCCTAAAGGAAGTCGACCAGGATTAATTCGGCAACGCCAATTCAAATATGCTTATATGTTTGGAGCCGTCTGCCCAGAACGAGATAAAGCTATTGCCTTAATACTTCCGATGGCTAATACAGAATCAATGGCTCTTCTTTTAAATGAGATTTCTAAAGTAACACCTGAAGGACAGTATGCGGCAGTGGTGATAGATAATGCTGGATATCATCACGCAAATGATCTTCCCGAATATGACAACCTGGTGCTAATTCCATTACCTCCTTATTCACCAGAGCTGAATAGTTCAGAACAACTTTGGGAGTGGTTGAGAGAACATGATTTATCCAATAGGTCTTTCAAAAATTATGATGCCATCGTTGATGCACTCTGCGATGGATGGAAAAAGCTTACTTCTGAAGTTGGCCGTTTAAAAAGTTTATGTTCCAGAAGCTGGGCTACTTTATCATAA
- the tnpC gene encoding IS66 family transposase — translation MQNAHVSGSGTTPALLPAPFATSQVILTKQEHIQLKQQAKLWHAMWKAACGREKKVLAKNASLIAQHKAEMAGLNTQVADLKSELAHMKHLLFGRKSEKTSSSSKKSGNTTRPPSNRKRGHQPGVPGSGRHLHNNLPVVHESVDLPVDKQCCTVCHRPFKSFFNDDSCDVIEVEVKAHVRRYHRRHYQKTCQCPETPNITTPPPPPRLINKGKLGISVWVELLLNKYAYGIPINRQLESYKTQGLELSQATISFGLEAITPFFEPVAEATREFVASSDQWHADETRWISWAHETTGSHKHWLWVFLCDQAVYFSIADTRAAVVPESIIGDGAGTLVCDRYSAYKKLANDAVSINLAFCWAHVRRDFIDAQRGDPELEKWSATWVNRIGRLYHLNSQRLEVLDEPEQLATQQLRLEHQVEQMAIQRVQELNRPKLRVRAKKVLESLQNHWEGLTRFVTDPGIPMDNTNSVFKL, via the coding sequence ATGCAAAATGCTCATGTTTCAGGATCAGGCACAACACCTGCATTACTGCCTGCCCCCTTTGCTACCTCGCAGGTCATCCTCACCAAGCAGGAACACATCCAGCTAAAACAGCAGGCCAAACTCTGGCATGCCATGTGGAAGGCGGCCTGTGGCCGAGAGAAAAAAGTATTGGCTAAAAATGCCTCTCTTATCGCTCAGCATAAAGCCGAAATGGCTGGGTTGAACACCCAGGTCGCTGATCTGAAATCAGAACTGGCACACATGAAGCACTTGCTTTTCGGTCGTAAATCAGAGAAGACCAGTTCTTCTTCAAAGAAAAGTGGCAATACTACCCGGCCACCTTCAAATCGAAAACGAGGTCACCAGCCCGGAGTCCCCGGCTCTGGTCGCCATCTTCACAACAACCTGCCAGTGGTTCATGAGTCTGTAGACTTACCAGTGGACAAACAGTGTTGTACAGTCTGTCACCGGCCATTCAAGTCTTTTTTCAATGACGACAGCTGCGACGTAATTGAAGTTGAAGTTAAGGCTCACGTTCGTCGTTATCACCGAAGGCATTACCAAAAAACTTGCCAGTGCCCTGAAACGCCCAATATTACTACTCCACCACCTCCACCAAGACTCATCAACAAAGGAAAGCTTGGTATTTCTGTCTGGGTGGAGCTGTTGCTGAATAAGTACGCATACGGCATCCCCATAAACAGGCAACTTGAGTCTTATAAGACTCAGGGACTGGAACTGTCGCAGGCGACCATCTCCTTTGGCCTGGAAGCTATAACGCCCTTTTTTGAGCCGGTTGCCGAAGCTACTCGGGAATTCGTCGCCAGTAGCGATCAGTGGCATGCTGATGAAACCCGGTGGATCAGCTGGGCACATGAGACCACAGGTTCTCACAAACATTGGCTTTGGGTATTTCTTTGTGATCAGGCGGTTTATTTCAGCATTGCTGACACCCGTGCGGCTGTCGTACCAGAGTCGATCATTGGTGACGGGGCTGGAACGCTGGTGTGTGACCGATACTCAGCGTACAAAAAGCTTGCGAATGATGCGGTGTCTATTAATTTAGCTTTCTGCTGGGCTCACGTCAGGCGGGATTTTATTGACGCTCAACGAGGTGATCCGGAGTTGGAGAAATGGAGCGCCACCTGGGTGAACAGGATTGGTCGTTTATATCATCTTAATAGTCAGCGACTTGAAGTGCTTGATGAACCAGAGCAGCTAGCAACACAGCAGTTACGGCTTGAACATCAGGTAGAGCAGATGGCAATCCAGAGGGTTCAGGAACTTAATCGTCCTAAACTGCGAGTCAGAGCGAAAAAAGTGCTCGAAAGTCTACAGAATCACTGGGAAGGATTGACCCGCTTTGTCACTGATCCCGGTATCCCCATGGATAATACCAATTCCGTTTTTAAATTATGA
- a CDS encoding DEAD/DEAH box helicase, which produces MKTTERFYREGLELLRRSLGDADACFHEHQWESIEELVVHRSRLLVVQKTGWGKSTVYFTATRLLRNEGKGPTIIISPLLALMRNQIESAAKYGVRLGTINSSNSNPENKQTERQLLADQLDAVIISPERLPNEDFVEQVLLPVAGRVGLFVIDEAHCISDWGHDFRPDYKRIKHILPYMPPNLPVLATTATASQRVMDDIAEQL; this is translated from the coding sequence ATGAAAACAACAGAACGGTTTTACCGGGAAGGTCTGGAATTATTACGTCGCAGCCTTGGGGATGCCGATGCCTGCTTTCATGAACATCAGTGGGAATCCATAGAGGAACTGGTGGTTCACCGGTCTCGCCTGTTGGTGGTGCAGAAAACCGGCTGGGGTAAAAGTACCGTATATTTTACGGCGACCCGTTTGCTCAGAAATGAGGGAAAAGGCCCGACCATTATTATTTCGCCCCTGCTGGCACTGATGCGAAATCAGATAGAGTCTGCGGCAAAATATGGGGTTCGGCTTGGCACTATTAATTCCTCAAACAGTAACCCTGAAAACAAACAGACTGAACGGCAGTTGCTGGCTGACCAGCTGGATGCCGTGATTATTTCTCCGGAACGTCTGCCCAATGAGGATTTTGTTGAACAGGTATTGTTGCCGGTAGCGGGCAGGGTCGGACTGTTTGTGATTGATGAAGCCCACTGTATTTCTGACTGGGGGCACGATTTCCGACCGGATTACAAACGCATCAAACATATTCTGCCTTATATGCCACCGAATCTTCCGGTGCTGGCAACCACGGCCACCGCCAGTCAAAGGGTTATGGACGATATTGCTGAACAGCTGTAA
- a CDS encoding DUF3368 domain-containing protein, translated as MGLTTTGSLGMLVKAKKTGYTNVRAAIKQLQASGYRYSGGLVDRVLLLAGAKSHHR; from the coding sequence ATGGGTTTAACCACCACAGGCAGTTTAGGCATGCTGGTCAAAGCAAAAAAAACGGGGTACACCAACGTCAGGGCAGCAATTAAGCAACTGCAGGCGAGCGGTTATCGATATTCAGGGGGGCTGGTTGATCGAGTGCTTTTGCTCGCAGGAGCGAAAAGCCATCACCGGTAA
- a CDS encoding IS701 family transposase, translated as MLTSDQKVILRELSLYTTFLAKALSPLAAPTFCELLLGGMLSGEGFVTQALLTIHYENFWNSYHHWVSQGKWRWRNLAHRLILLVSSKVPDGQTIPLILDDLTLERCSDKAPACRIHHQHSKKKNRCTYLLGQCWVFLAIPFHRPSDKVHTAIPVMAFPSPKSGNISKLKIAKAMLKSVRQSLQGRALRLLTDCWFMNHTMMQPALELGYEVIGHIPKNRALYALPVDALPPSPFKRKGRKRKYGVKMTPEEVDKLPETKMTLWLYRKNRTVSFRSCICRARFLKGRIVRVVWSCFENDKGQTETKLFLSTNPDLKADEVLLAYSLRWPIEPMFQQLKHEFGCKHLWQQKLRTLLRWMHIKMAGYALVQLLTICQNPAAIALAKTAWRNPHTVTAGMLRRALFWIIPQFRIRGCWNRYEQKLELKLPDKNERSDSFLEKAA; from the coding sequence ATGCTCACTTCAGATCAGAAAGTAATCCTTCGAGAGCTTTCTTTATATACGACATTTCTTGCAAAAGCGCTATCACCACTTGCGGCACCAACGTTCTGTGAGTTACTTCTGGGTGGCATGCTTTCTGGCGAAGGCTTTGTTACACAAGCCCTTCTGACGATCCACTACGAAAATTTCTGGAACAGCTACCATCATTGGGTCTCCCAAGGTAAGTGGCGTTGGCGAAACCTGGCGCATCGTCTGATATTGCTGGTCAGTTCTAAAGTGCCTGACGGTCAGACCATTCCCCTGATTCTCGACGACCTGACACTCGAACGTTGCTCTGACAAAGCACCGGCATGCCGAATACATCACCAACACAGCAAGAAAAAGAACCGGTGTACTTATCTCCTTGGTCAATGTTGGGTCTTTCTGGCTATTCCTTTCCATAGACCATCAGACAAGGTGCATACTGCGATTCCAGTGATGGCTTTTCCATCACCTAAGTCAGGCAACATCAGCAAGCTTAAAATTGCAAAGGCCATGCTGAAATCTGTACGACAGAGTCTTCAGGGGCGAGCTTTGCGCCTGCTCACTGACTGCTGGTTTATGAATCATACCATGATGCAGCCCGCGCTTGAGCTTGGGTATGAGGTCATTGGTCATATACCGAAAAACCGGGCACTTTATGCGCTTCCAGTCGATGCACTTCCTCCCTCTCCTTTCAAAAGGAAAGGCCGCAAGCGTAAGTACGGTGTCAAAATGACACCTGAGGAAGTAGATAAATTACCAGAGACCAAGATGACTCTCTGGCTTTACAGAAAGAACCGGACTGTCTCTTTTCGTTCTTGTATTTGCCGAGCTCGTTTTTTGAAAGGCCGTATTGTCCGAGTCGTCTGGAGTTGTTTTGAAAACGACAAGGGACAAACAGAAACTAAACTGTTTCTGTCCACCAATCCTGACTTGAAAGCCGATGAAGTGCTATTAGCCTACTCGCTCAGGTGGCCTATAGAGCCTATGTTCCAGCAACTTAAACACGAGTTTGGATGCAAGCATTTATGGCAGCAGAAACTCAGAACGCTGTTACGGTGGATGCACATTAAAATGGCAGGGTATGCGCTGGTGCAATTGCTGACCATTTGTCAAAATCCAGCGGCCATTGCGCTGGCCAAAACTGCCTGGAGGAATCCCCATACAGTCACGGCCGGAATGCTTAGGCGCGCGCTGTTTTGGATTATTCCGCAGTTTCGAATTCGTGGCTGCTGGAACCGATATGAGCAAAAATTAGAGCTGAAATTGCCGGATAAAAACGAACGTTCGGATAGTTTTTTGGAAAAAGCGGCATAA
- a CDS encoding UPF0175 family protein → MEMFGIIDLRERSGDFSRIAEAGKLAIITKRDTPLMVGIPFTRELLEQGVGINLAIHLFKNQLATLAKAARIADKPLLEFIQILGAMGTQV, encoded by the coding sequence ATGGAAATGTTTGGAATCATAGATTTGCGAGAGCGCAGTGGTGATTTTTCCCGCATTGCCGAAGCGGGTAAGCTCGCCATCATCACGAAACGTGACACGCCTCTTATGGTGGGCATTCCTTTTACCAGAGAGTTGCTGGAACAGGGGGTTGGCATTAACCTGGCAATTCACCTGTTTAAGAATCAGTTGGCAACCCTGGCAAAAGCTGCCCGGATTGCTGATAAACCCCTGTTGGAATTTATACAGATATTAGGTGCTATGGGTACTCAAGTTTAG
- a CDS encoding sugar ABC transporter substrate-binding protein, with product MKLSKILAGVALTLGTLSATYPLAGYCSTKSGSGMDIWFDTGGPVGGAYNTIVQNGAKQACVDLGCDIRFLYSNWSPQKMIENFNRAMSSSPDGIVVMGHPGDDAFEKLIREARDSGIQVTSSDTELPRLMSEYQSEGFGYAGTDNRTRGTMLASETLRRYPLKAGDRALVWGLKSKPNRGLSTLGMIDTLEEAGLEVDYMEISAELDKDPTLGMPLMTAYLSRHADTKLIMIDHGALTGQLENFLRAAGIGPNQIVTAGFSLSPASATAMQRGYINLIGDGQPFLQGYLPVVQLVMSKRYGFSGLQVDTGGGFITKENIDMVAPLAKKGLR from the coding sequence GTGAAATTATCCAAGATCCTGGCGGGTGTTGCATTGACACTTGGCACTCTCTCTGCCACTTACCCTCTGGCTGGGTATTGCTCAACCAAAAGTGGTAGTGGGATGGACATCTGGTTTGATACCGGAGGCCCCGTGGGCGGTGCGTATAACACAATCGTTCAGAACGGTGCTAAGCAGGCCTGTGTGGATCTTGGTTGTGATATCCGGTTCCTCTACTCGAACTGGAGCCCCCAGAAAATGATTGAAAACTTTAACCGGGCGATGAGTTCCAGTCCCGATGGCATCGTGGTGATGGGACACCCCGGCGATGATGCCTTTGAGAAATTGATCCGTGAAGCCCGCGACAGCGGCATTCAGGTCACTTCCAGTGATACCGAACTGCCCCGGCTGATGAGTGAGTACCAAAGCGAGGGCTTTGGTTATGCCGGTACCGATAACCGCACCCGCGGAACCATGCTGGCCAGCGAGACCCTGCGCCGGTATCCACTGAAAGCCGGTGACCGGGCGCTGGTCTGGGGACTGAAAAGCAAGCCTAACCGGGGACTGTCCACTCTGGGCATGATCGACACTCTGGAAGAGGCTGGTCTAGAGGTGGATTACATGGAAATCAGTGCAGAGCTGGATAAAGACCCGACCCTGGGTATGCCCCTGATGACCGCTTACCTGTCCCGCCATGCTGATACCAAACTGATTATGATTGATCACGGCGCACTGACCGGTCAGCTGGAGAACTTCCTGCGGGCTGCCGGTATCGGCCCGAACCAGATTGTTACCGCAGGCTTCAGCCTGTCTCCGGCTTCCGCCACCGCAATGCAGCGCGGTTATATAAACCTGATAGGGGACGGACAGCCGTTCTTGCAGGGTTATCTGCCGGTGGTTCAGCTGGTGATGAGTAAACGCTATGGGTTCTCCGGTTTGCAGGTGGATACCGGTGGCGGCTTTATCACCAAAGAAAACATTGACATGGTGGCTCCTCTGGCCAAAAAAGGTCTGCGTTGA